The segment GTTATCTCTAGGGAGGGGCCGCATAAACCCGCAAAGACTTTGCCCCGCCGTCCCACATAgcataattattttgtttttgccCTGCCCCATCCCGCATGAATTTTCCAACATTTTTCCTGCTTCTAACAGTAACAATTTAGTTTGAGGTGAAACACTTTTGGACATTTTCTTGTCTCCAGTGATCTTGACTATCATAGGGTgagtaataaatcattcagttCGTTGAATATCAGCGAGGCTGGATCACCTCCTTTTTCAAGGAGAGCTAATGCTTGTCGGGTATTTTGGTTCGACATTGCTTCACACCCAAAAAAAGGTAGCTATGTCTGAGTTAAACTTGGTGATGGAAGTTTTCTTTCCTTTCTCGACGGTGACGTAAGACCAAGCTATTGGACCTCCTTTTTTACATCCCTATGTCACCGTGTGGCGACATGGGGGCGATTAAAGAAAAGAGAGTAATGGGGTTTCTCCCGCTTTGTATTTGAAGAACCATTCCATTAGTGAATAATCAATATCAAACCCTAACCTGCTTACCCACCCTGCCCCCGCTTTATCTGCTGCCCTGCAAATACTAAAACCCGTCCCACCATTGCCATCCCTATAtatctcatcatatacattgtCATCCCTATAtatctcatcatatacatgcCTCAAATTTATACTTACCTTGTGTAAAAAGATTCTTTTAACAAGCACAAACTTTTATTGATGGAAACTATTGGGAAGTAAtccaagaacaacaacaactattACCACTATGCCTCGTTACCAAAGAAAAACAATCCAACcttttcttaatatttcttacAACAAACAACAACCCAATATATAGTTCCAAAAGCGGGAATTGGGGAGGGTAGAGTATATGCAGAACTTGCCAATGCCTCGAGGAGGTAGAAAGTTTGTTTCTTAAAATTTCTTAGTTATACTAAAGATGTGAAGGAGGACTCTATGGCCTAATATGGATCAATTCCATTGGCATTAAACCCTAGTAAAATACACTCACAAAAAAGTGATTGATTCTTTTGGTATATGATTCAGCAATAGCTCAGAGCTGAAAGTATATCAACTTTTAAACTCATAcctaacaaaagaaaaacaataagaCCTTTCTACTTTTATCATTCTTCCTTCTAAACTTATTGTTTgaccaagaaaaaaaatcacatttttaccTCAAATTAATGGAGAGCTTCACTGAAAATCAattcttttttcataattagagaaacaaaaatcaaatcaaatccaaAATGAATACAATCGATCCCGTTATCATATAACAAAACCCACAATACGTAATAACTCAGGAACAAAGTGATCATACAGAAAACAGAAAATGATGTCACAGAAACCCCAAGAatccatttttaaaattaaaataacccATTGCTTATGAATAAACAAAAACCCataaaagaatgaataagaaTAGCACAtctatttatgtaaaaaatacaaaaacaaaaaaaaaggggaGAAACAGAGGACCTGCCATGGtggaaaaagggaaaatttggTCAAGCGGCTACAACAGAAGCCTCAAGTCAGTGAGAAGAACGAAACTTCaatgaaattaatataataaactgAATCCAAATTTAAAGGAGAGAGCTTTAGCTGAAATTACTACTCAGCCCCCACTCGcactcaaacaaaataaaattattaaacagtcgagttttaatataaatataaaacaaataaacgAGGAAAGTGGCAAGTTGAAGGCATATTTCGAAGGGTCATGAGATGATGATTATGAGAAAGTAAGTATTGAAAAGAGATATTGAGGTGGCCAATGGGGTGAGGACACGTGGGGGAGAGAGATTATATGAGAGATCCGTAAggaattataaaatgaaaagataataGATTTTGTAAATCTACGTGACATCATTTAATTAAGCATAAATTTACAAAAAGGGAACTTGTTAAAGTTtatgttttagaaaaaattttACATACTTGTttagttatattattttactcaaatataatatatatatatatatataaaagaggaATCTTATTTTGGTAAAGATActctattttaaattattctaactaatatattttcttgcattttttatgaaataatcaCAAAAAGAGATTACGACTCGAACAattaaaaaactttaagaatATCCATGAAGTCATATCATCAtagtttaagaaatatattattaaaatttacagacccacaattttaatttgttttatgattgtcgaatattttaagaaattttattgAAAGTTATTGGTGGAGTACTTCTTAATGGGAATGGATAGATATGGTTAGATTCACCATCTGAAGGTGAGAGgaagtttgttatttttttctcttctaatACGATAAGTCAAGGATTTTCGTTGAGTAATGTTTGTGAAATTTCTCACCCAAAAAGAGTCTTCATTGAGAGTAAAGAAGGTTAAAAATCCTATTACtccctttaaaaaaaatttaactaacaTAGTAAGGTGCACAACTAATATGagactaattttaaaataatgatcaaCTAAGGGAGTaacttataaaaaatagttcaaaattatcATACGAGTGAtcaaatttatcttttcttctGTTATTGACTTTCAATCTATTTGATCAATTTTACCCTCATTTCCACttctttttcaataaaaattaatcatcaACTCTTAAACAACACGGATCAGGGGAGAAACGAATTGGAATAAGGTACTGGATACAGATATAGTGTTGAGAATATGAATGCTTTAAATAAACACCGACGAACAAAAAAGTGCACGACTTGTGAAAAAATTCTCATCTTTATCGTTTATCCTGTCAATGATTTATTGGTTTCTGGGGTCTAGGTTTGAATTCCTGTGCTATATTGGCACACAATCAATTGAAAAAGTGGATTTAGCTATAAATGGGTCAGGTTAGAATTTTGTATGAACCAAAAACTACTTTGGCAGAGCCAAACTTTGTGGAACCAGTAGTGCAAAATTTGGCTCTAACTAATTTGTGAAACAGTAAAAGTTGCATATGAGGTATAAATAAAGTTTCAATGCGTTCAACCATTACTCACTCAAGAACGTCCAACCAAAATTTCTGATTACAAAACTGATAACATGCACTTAAAAAGACTTGTTCCATAAGGGGGCTGCTAAATTGCATAGGTCTAGAGACTGATACAAATAAGTGAAAACATACTAAAAGTCTTACGCAACTAGGATGACAACCTGTGTCCAACTTCAACAaacaccaaaaacaaaaaaaaaatcaaattttaccAAAGTCAACAAAGAACTTTACAGATAATATTTGTTGTCAAAAGCAAAATATAAAACCGAGTCAAAAAACTATAGAATTGCAAACCATAAAATTAACAAGCACATCCTCCTGATTGTGCCTGTGATTGGGCTGCATTTGAGTTGCTTGACTTGAGATTGACATCAACCATGTCTTCTTGCTTAGCCgaagatagtgtctccattccTGGCAATGCTGCTGCAATTTTCCTAAAAAGAGGCTGCAAAAGTTGAATATGCACTATCAGCAACAAAACAGCAAGTGGATGAAAGAACAAACAGTTCAGAACAATAACATCAAAGCACTGATTTTCTTAGCATGAATGCACAAATGATGCATATTGGTATCacaatttcacattttattgaAGCAAAGTAAAAAGCTAATATTACTTACTTTAATATTGAAGCCAGCCTTTGCACTGGTTTCAATAAACATCACATTTAGTTCGCGAGCTTTCGCTTCTCCTTCCTCAATTGAAACTTGCCTGCAATTTACCACAGGATAAAAGAGTGCATGAGAATCATGTTCTAGATATAGCAATAATAAGACTACTCATAGGAACACAATACTCTAGTTGTAGACAGCAAAACATCAAGCTTATTAATATGTAATCATTCCTGGGGCTCAAAGCCACAGACTACTTACTCATTGCTCACAGCAAAAGAAAGGTGTACCCCACACAATTCCCTATAACTTTTTATGTAAATCCAGACACAGCTTCAACATAATGGACCATCAGAAATTCTCAAAATCTGTCTACTATTTCTTCCACATATAATGGAATATGAAGAACATAGAAAAAGTGACAAATTACTTGATCACTCTATGAGCAAAATGCACATTTCCTCTATACAGAACAAGATAAGTAAAAAGGTCAAGAATCCTTGCACTTGATCCCCAGTGATTTACTAAGGTTTTTGCTAAGGAAGTTTCTATTTAAATCAGGTAATGCTAAAACTATTCCTACCCAACAATTAGAAGGTGAAATATAGTTCGTACGTACTGAATGATCATTAACTAACAATTATTAAACAAACTCATGAAGGACGAATCCAAAAGCACCTATACAGGTAGCTAGTCACATAACCACACAACTGTCAACTCATATCTCTGTGGTCAATTGTAAAAACCAGGACCTTCTAATACTTTCTTGTAAATACACATATGTTTCCACAAAGACGCCTACTTCAGCCAGACCATACAGGCATCCCAACTGCTAATCCCTGAATaatccccacccccaccccccaccccgcTTAGTCAAAAGCTTCCTACTTCCCGATATAGCTCAATAAACTAAGCCTATATCACTATTAAAGGATACGTGTTGATAAAACTCATACAGCAAAATATAGACAAGTATAATAAAAACTAGCAAGTCAGTTCAGCCGCTATATTAACAAGTTTCAAGTATAGCAAGTCAGTTCAGTCGCTATATAACAAGTTTCAAGTATTTACAAATTAACTGAGGACGAGaacatttataaaaagaaatcatAGCTCATTTCTGGATATTTACTTTGAGCTAGCTCTCTTATCAAAAAAAACATCAAGACACTAAGCTTTCCTGTTCCACAATGTCAATTTCTATAAGGATAGTCGTAGATTTAAGGGGAAAAAATGAATATCCAACCAAAAAGAACACACAATTGTTGCATTCAACTAGGCTATGGGTAATGCAATAATAAGATATCTTCAAGTTTCCTGCAGATATAAGAGGGGTTCTCTTCCCTTGGCTTGATGCCCAAGAACTTCAAACGCACGTGTTACTGTACAAGAATTACAACCTTAAGACACTAGAATTCAGAGCTAGCCATGACATTATCAAACTTAGATGCTTGCATTACATCCTAAATATCCAAAATAGACAAACTGCTTCAAACCTCTTGATACCTAGAATCTACAACAAAAACTAGTCATTCGAACCCTTTAAATTCTTCCCCTCGCATATTTATCAAACTTCTTATACAAATTGTCAAAGCTTGCTTGAGGTACCTTCAAACTTTAAAGCTATGGACAAACAAGCTGAGCGAGTAACGTCGCTCAGCTGACAATTCAATTCAAGCATCAAGGAGCTAAGGAGTCCGTTCATCACCTATAGGATCTACCTTAAAGAGGGcaccacaaataaaaaagaactcatcacttaatatgtatttatttttaatactttgtCATATATCACAGGGGTGGAGGACACCCTACATCGGAAAATTATAccatatatacaagtaaaattatAGATGAAGTGGTTAAATAACGTATTCTCTGGACACTCGTGACACAACATGTTGTAGCCTAGTGGTTTCAGGCGCCTTGAAAGAGCCAAGACACTCGAAATTAAAGTGGTCATGTGTTCGAATTTCAAAAGcaacaaattctttttttcacattttaaaatttttagtacACTCATTTGTCCAAACAAATCGTAGACACTCTTCTTGAAATTTCTGGCTCCACCACTGATGTATCAGTATTTTGAGTTTCCAGGTATTATCCTTAAATaagatatgtatttatatttttttcttcattggcATCTTTCAACGTTTAAGCCTCGCTTTATTTGCACTTTTTCATGATTTGCTTTTGAAGACATTGTTCTAATATTGGTTGTGTTTTTAGCCCCTTCAGGAGCAAATGTTCTGGTATTTAGCAGAAAAGTTGCTAAAACATCAAAAAAGAAAGTCTCACTCACCCTCACGCCCtccaaaaaggaaaaggaaaacgAGAATGAACAAGTTACTGCTACCTTTTCTCAACAAGATCGGTTTTGTTACCAACAAGGACAATAATAACGTCACTGCCCCTCTCAGTTCGGACCTCCTCAATCCACTTTGAAGTGTTTAAAAAGGACTGCCTGCCTGGAACCATCAAGGAAAAAACAGTGTGTAACTTCAGCAAGGGATATCTCGTCAAAGTAATTCATTTCCAAGCAAATATAGCCAGAAGCAAGGATAAGCGGGAAATCGAGTATGAACCGAAAAAAAACTGCACAAAATTGAAATGTGACATACTTGCAACATCATACACAATGACAGCAACAGAGGAGTCCCTAATATAGCTGGGAATGAGACTCCTAAATCTCTCTTGACCTGCAGTATCCCTGAAAGTGTATCACGAAAAGGCAAATTTTATAGTGCATGAAAATGCGAAATGAATACTAAATCCAGCATCAAATGACCAAACAAGAAGCCAGGCAACAGTTAAAATGTTTTCCCAATAagtgaaaacaaaagaaaatcttaatACTATGAACTGGTTTGAGGAGAATACTTTTGTCAGGCCAGGGCATTTTCATAATATGGCTAAAAGTTTGATAGCTACTATAAATCCAATTGGGAGGCATAAGGGAGAAACAGAACCTATCATTAAAAGGctagataagaaaaaaaaactatcccCTTATTTTTCCTACGGAATACTGAAGCAAGAGCAATTATATCTGAAGCCTCCACTAAGAAATCTATTTTAGCAAGATACTTAAACTGACCAATTTCCATCCTGATATATGTTAACACCCATAATCAAGGATAGCTGCAtcactttttcattttcatgAAAGAGAGTAACACAACACATCACATTGAACTGTTAATTGTGCTACCTCAAATAGATTGATGTAGTTACG is part of the Solanum lycopersicum chromosome 1, SLM_r2.1 genome and harbors:
- the LOC101245584 gene encoding ras-related protein RABH1b; this encodes MAPVSALAKYKLVFLGDQSVGKTSIITRFMYDKFDNTYQATIGIDFLSKTMYLEDRTVRLQLWDTAGQERFRSLIPSYIRDSSVAVIVYDVASRQSFLNTSKWIEEVRTERGSDVIIVLVGNKTDLVEKRQVSIEEGEAKARELNVMFIETSAKAGFNIKPLFRKIAAALPGMETLSSAKQEDMVDVNLKSSNSNAAQSQAQSGGCAC